Proteins from one Telopea speciosissima isolate NSW1024214 ecotype Mountain lineage chromosome 1, Tspe_v1, whole genome shotgun sequence genomic window:
- the LOC122645176 gene encoding probable WRKY transcription factor 12 has protein sequence MIAMEGDRGGTRNCFELEVSLSSQQPLIHEMGFAQFEEETQGLSFLIPSHPSHVSIPLNTSNNSMGLSNNDLITGPPWNNDQVRSLDSKVVNEENCTPNINDGSDSWWRTSSTTDKSKVKMRRKLREPRFCFQTRSDVDVLDDGYKWRKYGQKVVKNSLHPRSYYRCTHNNCRVKKRVERLSEDCRMVITTYEGRHTHSPCDDSNSSENECFNSF, from the exons ATGATTGCCATGGAAGGAGATCGAGGAGGAACGCGAAATTGCTTCGAGTTAGAGGTTTCATTGTCAAGCCAGCAACCATTAATCCATGAAATGGGTTTTGCAcaatttgaagaagaaacacAAGGGCTTAGTTTCTTGATTCCTTCTCATCCTTCTCATGTATCTATTCCTCTTAATACCAGCAACAACAGCATGGGACTTAGTAATAATGACCTTATTACTGGGCCTCCTTGGAACAATGATCAG GTTAGGAGCTTGGATTCTAAGGTTGTTAATGAAGAGAACTGCACCCCTAACATTAATGATGGCAGTGATTCCTG gtggaggacctcatccaCAACAGATAAGAGCAAGGTAAAGATGAGGAGAAAGCTTAGAGAACCAAGGTTCTGTTTCCAAACAAGGAGTGATGTGGATGTATTAGATGATGGTTACAAATGGAGGAAGTATGGCCAAAAAGTTGTCAAGAACAGCCTCCACCCAAG AAGTTATTATCGTTGCACACATAACAATTGTAGAGTGAAGAAGAGGGTGGAGAGATTATCAGAAGATTGCAGAATGGTGATAACAACCTATGAAGGTAGACATACCCACTCTCCCTGTGATGATTCAAATTCTTCAGAGAATGAGTGTTTCAACTCATTCTAA